A region from the Halobacillus mangrovi genome encodes:
- the radA gene encoding DNA repair protein RadA — protein MAKRKTKFVCQECGYETPKWMGKCPGCHQWNTLVEEVSAASTSSRHVFQTSSTSVSSKPEKINAIKSQKEPRLPTDMPEFNRVLGGGIVAGSLVLIGGDPGIGKSTLLLQVSAQIANKDMPVLYMSGEESPRQTKLRAERLGISSDQLYVLSETNLQDVINQIEAIDPKFVVIDSIQTIFKEDVTSAPGSVSQVRECTSQLMRIAKSKGIPIFIVGHVTKEGSIAGPRLLEHMVDAVLYFEGERHHTFRILRSVKNRFGSTHEMGIFEMKEQGLKEVLNPSEIFLEERSQGAAGSIVVASMEGTRPVLVEIQALISPTAFGNPRRMATGLDNSRVPLLMAVLEKRAGLLLQNQDAYVKVAGGVKLDEPAIDLAVAISIASSFRDQASNPDDVVVGEVGLTGEIRRVARIEQRVQEAAKLGFKRVIIPKKNMDGWTPPTEIQVIGVSTVQEAMKVTLGDA, from the coding sequence TTGGCAAAAAGAAAAACAAAGTTTGTTTGCCAGGAATGTGGCTATGAAACACCCAAATGGATGGGGAAGTGTCCAGGGTGTCACCAATGGAATACATTAGTCGAGGAAGTCAGTGCGGCCAGCACGAGTTCACGGCACGTTTTCCAAACGAGTTCCACGTCAGTGTCGAGCAAACCAGAAAAAATAAATGCAATTAAATCTCAGAAAGAACCGCGTTTACCTACGGATATGCCAGAATTTAACCGTGTTCTTGGAGGCGGAATCGTCGCAGGCTCACTGGTTTTAATTGGCGGAGATCCGGGTATCGGAAAATCAACCTTACTCCTTCAAGTGTCTGCTCAAATTGCGAATAAGGACATGCCGGTCCTTTATATGTCTGGGGAGGAGTCTCCACGACAGACAAAGCTTAGGGCAGAACGTTTAGGTATATCATCGGATCAGCTATACGTGCTGTCCGAAACCAACTTGCAAGATGTCATTAATCAAATCGAGGCGATCGATCCTAAATTTGTGGTAATCGACTCGATTCAAACGATATTTAAAGAGGACGTAACTTCCGCGCCAGGGAGCGTATCGCAGGTGCGTGAGTGTACAAGTCAACTCATGAGAATTGCCAAAAGTAAAGGTATCCCGATTTTTATTGTGGGGCATGTTACTAAAGAGGGTTCGATCGCAGGACCGAGGTTGCTCGAACATATGGTAGATGCCGTACTCTATTTCGAAGGAGAACGTCATCATACATTCAGAATTCTAAGAAGCGTGAAAAACCGATTTGGAAGTACCCATGAGATGGGCATTTTTGAAATGAAAGAACAAGGGTTGAAAGAAGTCCTCAATCCTTCTGAAATATTTCTGGAAGAACGATCACAGGGAGCGGCTGGGTCGATTGTCGTTGCTTCTATGGAAGGGACGAGGCCCGTGCTCGTCGAAATCCAGGCATTGATCTCTCCGACAGCCTTTGGTAATCCGAGACGCATGGCGACTGGCCTTGATAACAGCCGAGTTCCACTTTTAATGGCTGTGTTGGAAAAACGAGCGGGGCTGCTTTTACAAAACCAGGACGCTTATGTGAAAGTTGCAGGTGGAGTGAAGCTTGATGAACCCGCAATTGACCTTGCTGTAGCGATCAGCATTGCTTCAAGTTTTAGAGATCAGGCCTCCAACCCAGACGATGTGGTCGTCGGTGAGGTGGGGCTGACTGGCGAGATCAGACGGGTCGCACGTATTGAACAGCGTGTGCAAGAAGCTGCTAAACTTGGATTTAAACGAGTGATTATTCCTAAGAAGAATATGGATGGCTGGACACCGCCTACTGAAATTCAAGTCATCGGGGTTAGCACTGTACAAGAGGCTATGAAGGTGACACTGGGGGATGCATGA
- the clpC gene encoding ATP-dependent protease ATP-binding subunit ClpC, which yields MMFGRFTERAQKVLALAQEEAVRLGHNNIGTEHILLGLVSEGEGIAAKALTALGLESSKIQQEVEKLIGKGEKVSQTIHYTPRAKKVIELSMDEARKLGHSYVGTEHILLGLIREGEGVAARVLNNLGVSLNKARQQVLQLLGNNESTGGQNRRGGGSAGQAASANTPTLDSLARDLTAIAKEGNIDPVIGRSKEIERVIQVLSRRTKNNPVLVGEPGVGKTAIAEGLAQQIMNNEVPEILRDKRVMTLDMGTVVAGTKYRGEFEDRLKKVMEEIRQAGNIILFIDELHTLIGAGGAEGAIDASNILKPSLARGELQCIGATTLDEYRKYIEKDAALERRFQPIQVDEPTLDESVQILKGLRDRYEAHHRVTITDDSIDSAVRFSDRYITDRFLPDKAIDLIDEAASKVRLRSYTAPPNLKELEQKLEEVRKEKDAAVQSQEFEKAASLRDTEQRLRDELEQTKDEWKEKQGQEDSEVTVEDIASVVSTWTGVPVSKMTKDESERLLQLEETLHNRVIGQDEAVKAISKAIRRARAGLKDPKRPIGSFIFLGPTGVGKTELARALAESMFGDEDAMIRIDMSEYMEKHSTSRLVGSPPGYVGYDEGGQLTEKVRTKPYSVVLLDEIEKAHPEVFNILLQVLEDGRLTDSKGRVVDFRNTVLIMTSNVGAQELKRNKYVGFSMGDGDQDYKDMKSKVTDELKKAFRPEFLNRIDETIVFHSLERKHMKDIVTLMVEELRKRLQEQEIDFTLSDEAIQHIAESGFDPEYGARPLRRSIQKNVEDLLSEELLKENIAKGQKVRIDLNDNKEFVVHTQQESTN from the coding sequence ATGATGTTTGGGCGTTTTACAGAAAGAGCTCAGAAAGTACTTGCGTTAGCACAAGAAGAAGCTGTTCGATTAGGTCATAACAACATTGGAACTGAACACATTTTACTTGGATTAGTCAGTGAAGGTGAAGGTATAGCGGCTAAAGCATTAACAGCTCTCGGTCTAGAATCATCTAAAATCCAGCAAGAGGTTGAGAAACTGATTGGAAAAGGTGAAAAAGTATCACAGACGATCCACTACACACCACGTGCTAAAAAAGTGATTGAATTATCTATGGATGAAGCGCGTAAATTGGGTCATTCCTACGTGGGAACCGAACATATTCTTCTAGGATTGATCCGAGAAGGTGAAGGCGTCGCTGCCCGCGTATTAAATAATCTTGGTGTAAGCTTAAATAAAGCTCGTCAGCAAGTGCTGCAGCTGTTAGGCAACAATGAGTCTACTGGAGGCCAAAACCGCCGGGGAGGAGGCTCTGCAGGTCAAGCAGCAAGTGCAAATACTCCAACCTTGGATTCACTGGCGCGAGACTTAACAGCGATTGCTAAAGAAGGAAACATCGATCCGGTCATCGGCAGAAGCAAAGAAATTGAACGAGTGATCCAGGTGCTAAGCCGCCGTACGAAAAACAACCCTGTTCTTGTGGGGGAGCCGGGTGTAGGTAAAACAGCCATTGCTGAAGGCCTTGCCCAGCAAATTATGAACAATGAAGTACCGGAAATTCTACGTGATAAGCGAGTTATGACATTGGATATGGGTACGGTCGTAGCTGGTACTAAATATCGCGGTGAGTTTGAAGATCGCTTGAAAAAAGTGATGGAGGAAATCCGCCAGGCTGGCAACATCATTCTTTTCATAGATGAGCTTCACACATTGATTGGTGCTGGTGGTGCTGAAGGCGCAATTGATGCTTCTAACATTCTTAAGCCATCTCTTGCCCGTGGTGAATTGCAATGTATCGGTGCCACTACACTGGATGAGTACCGTAAATATATTGAAAAAGACGCTGCCCTTGAGCGTCGTTTCCAGCCAATCCAGGTTGATGAGCCAACACTAGATGAATCTGTTCAAATTCTTAAAGGACTTCGTGACCGTTACGAAGCTCACCACCGTGTAACGATTACGGATGATTCCATTGACTCTGCGGTACGTTTCTCAGATCGTTATATTACCGATCGCTTCCTTCCGGATAAGGCGATTGACTTGATTGATGAAGCGGCTTCTAAAGTACGACTTCGTTCCTATACAGCTCCGCCGAATCTAAAAGAACTAGAGCAGAAGCTTGAGGAAGTACGCAAAGAAAAAGACGCAGCTGTTCAAAGCCAAGAATTCGAAAAGGCGGCTTCTCTAAGGGATACTGAGCAAAGACTTCGAGATGAACTTGAGCAAACAAAAGATGAATGGAAAGAAAAACAAGGTCAGGAAGATTCAGAAGTAACAGTAGAAGATATCGCTTCTGTCGTGTCTACTTGGACTGGAGTACCGGTTTCTAAAATGACGAAAGACGAAAGTGAACGTCTCCTTCAACTGGAAGAAACGCTTCACAATCGTGTCATTGGTCAGGATGAAGCAGTTAAAGCTATTTCTAAAGCTATTCGCCGGGCTCGTGCCGGACTTAAAGATCCGAAGCGTCCAATCGGCTCCTTCATTTTCCTAGGTCCTACAGGTGTCGGTAAAACAGAGCTTGCTCGTGCACTAGCCGAGAGCATGTTCGGAGATGAAGATGCGATGATTCGTATCGACATGTCTGAGTATATGGAAAAACACAGCACGTCTCGTCTTGTAGGTTCACCTCCAGGCTACGTAGGCTACGATGAAGGTGGTCAGCTGACTGAGAAAGTCAGAACGAAACCTTACTCTGTTGTTCTACTTGATGAAATTGAAAAAGCACACCCTGAAGTATTCAACATCTTGCTACAAGTGCTTGAAGACGGACGACTTACAGATTCTAAAGGACGCGTTGTTGACTTCCGTAATACCGTACTGATCATGACTTCAAACGTAGGTGCTCAGGAGCTTAAACGTAATAAGTACGTTGGCTTCTCCATGGGAGATGGCGATCAGGATTATAAAGACATGAAGTCTAAAGTGACAGATGAGCTTAAGAAAGCCTTCCGCCCAGAATTCTTGAACCGTATCGATGAAACGATTGTGTTCCATTCTCTTGAACGTAAACACATGAAAGATATCGTTACACTTATGGTTGAAGAGCTAAGAAAACGTCTGCAAGAGCAAGAGATCGACTTCACGCTTTCAGACGAAGCCATTCAACACATTGCTGAATCCGGCTTTGACCCGGAATATGGAGCTCGACCACTGCGTCGTTCCATTCAGAAAAACGTCGAAGATTTATTGTCTGAAGAGCTGTTGAAAGAAAACATTGCTAAAGGACAAAAAGTAAGAATTGACTTAAATGACAACAAAGAATTCGTCGTTCACACCCAGCAAGAATCAACAAATTAA
- a CDS encoding protein arginine kinase, producing the protein MSLQQFMNEAISPWMKQEGPDSDIVMSSRIRLARNFSQHPFPTVASEETLEKILEFFNEEFKRQSFRDYDNFELVKMKELQPVEKRVLVEKHLISPHLAEKSDQSATLISQNEQVSVMVNEEDHIRIQLYFPGFQLDRALEQASQLDDWLEEKIDYAFDEKRGYLTACPTNVGTGMRASVMMHLPALSMTQQINRMTPAINQLGLVVRGIYGEGSEAVGNIYQISNQITLGKSEQDIVEDLHSVVKQLIDQERKARDALMNRSGIQLEDRIFRSYGVLKHSRIIESKEAAKCLSDLRLGIDLGFIDHIPKTILNELMILTQPGFLQQYAKTTLSPDERDIRRASLIRERLQLENEE; encoded by the coding sequence ATGTCATTGCAACAGTTTATGAACGAGGCGATAAGCCCTTGGATGAAGCAGGAGGGGCCGGATAGCGATATTGTAATGAGCAGCCGCATTCGACTGGCTCGGAATTTCTCGCAGCATCCTTTTCCAACGGTCGCTTCTGAAGAAACGTTAGAAAAAATCCTCGAATTTTTTAACGAAGAATTCAAAAGACAATCCTTCAGGGATTATGATAATTTTGAGCTTGTAAAGATGAAAGAGCTGCAGCCTGTTGAAAAGCGGGTATTGGTGGAAAAACATTTGATCAGTCCTCATTTAGCTGAGAAATCCGATCAATCTGCTACACTCATTTCTCAAAATGAACAAGTATCGGTCATGGTCAACGAGGAAGATCATATCAGGATTCAACTTTATTTTCCTGGCTTCCAGCTTGATCGAGCATTAGAGCAGGCCTCTCAACTGGATGATTGGCTGGAAGAAAAGATTGATTACGCTTTTGATGAAAAGCGCGGATACTTGACCGCATGTCCGACAAACGTGGGGACAGGGATGCGCGCATCCGTGATGATGCACCTTCCAGCCTTATCGATGACGCAGCAAATTAACCGTATGACCCCGGCTATTAACCAATTAGGCTTAGTTGTAAGGGGAATCTATGGAGAAGGCAGCGAGGCTGTGGGAAACATTTATCAAATATCGAATCAAATTACATTGGGTAAATCCGAGCAGGATATTGTGGAAGATCTCCATAGTGTAGTGAAGCAGTTGATCGATCAGGAACGAAAAGCAAGAGATGCATTGATGAACCGTTCTGGAATCCAGTTGGAAGACAGAATTTTCCGATCATATGGTGTTCTGAAGCACAGTCGTATCATAGAGTCTAAAGAAGCGGCTAAGTGTTTATCTGATCTTAGGTTAGGAATTGATCTTGGCTTCATTGATCATATTCCTAAGACTATATTGAATGAGCTGATGATTTTAACTCAGCCTGGATTTTTGCAACAATATGCAAAAACCACACTAAGTCCTGATGAAAGGGATATTCGAAGAGCATCACTAATTCGAGAAAGACTTCAATTAGAAAATGAAGAATAA
- a CDS encoding UvrB/UvrC motif-containing protein, whose translation MECQNCHQRQATVHLTQVINGQKTEIHVCEQCAKDKGYMSYGEENFTLNDLLSGLFHTESPSTFSNKSTQPYKKSTQLKCPTCGLTYQEFARTGKFGCATCYQTFDEKLNPILRRVHSGNTTHDGKIPKREGGNLHMKRELDDYKSKLRQLIEQEEFEEAAKVRDKIKSLQSQLHEGEDGEQ comes from the coding sequence ATGGAATGTCAAAACTGTCACCAACGACAGGCAACCGTTCATTTAACTCAAGTCATCAATGGTCAAAAGACAGAAATTCACGTATGTGAACAGTGTGCCAAAGATAAAGGGTATATGAGCTACGGGGAAGAGAATTTCACATTGAATGACCTCCTTTCTGGTCTATTTCATACAGAAAGTCCGTCGACGTTCAGTAATAAAAGTACCCAGCCGTATAAAAAATCAACTCAGCTGAAGTGTCCAACATGCGGACTAACTTATCAAGAGTTCGCACGAACAGGAAAATTTGGTTGTGCAACCTGTTATCAAACTTTTGATGAAAAATTGAATCCTATTTTAAGGCGTGTTCATAGTGGCAACACTACTCATGATGGGAAAATACCTAAACGAGAAGGCGGCAACCTGCACATGAAAAGAGAGCTTGATGATTATAAATCCAAGCTTCGACAATTAATCGAGCAGGAAGAATTCGAGGAAGCAGCGAAAGTTAGAGATAAGATCAAATCTTTGCAAAGCCAACTTCATGAGGGGGAGGACGGTGAACAATAA
- a CDS encoding CtsR family transcriptional regulator, producing the protein MRNISDIIEEYLKNILDEDHQKTIEIKRSEIADQFQCVPSQINYVIKTRFTVEKGYIVESKRGGGGYIRISRIEHKKDSDMIEEIMDMVQPKVSQTAAFDVITRLLESEIITNREAKIIQSIIDREVLAFPLPLRDEVRSRIMTALLFTLKYKS; encoded by the coding sequence ATGAGGAATATCTCCGATATCATCGAAGAGTATCTAAAAAACATTTTAGATGAAGATCATCAAAAGACGATTGAAATTAAGCGGAGTGAAATTGCTGACCAATTTCAATGTGTGCCTTCTCAAATCAATTATGTGATTAAGACACGTTTCACAGTGGAAAAAGGATATATAGTAGAAAGTAAACGCGGTGGAGGCGGATATATCCGGATTAGTCGGATCGAGCATAAGAAAGATTCAGATATGATTGAAGAAATTATGGATATGGTTCAGCCGAAAGTTTCCCAAACAGCAGCGTTTGATGTTATCACCCGTCTCTTAGAAAGTGAAATCATAACAAATAGGGAAGCGAAAATAATACAAAGTATTATTGACCGCGAAGTACTAGCTTTTCCTCTCCCCTTACGTGATGAAGTTCGATCTCGAATCATGACAGCTTTACTGTTTACTCTTAAATATAAAAGTTAA
- a CDS encoding MgtC/SapB family protein, with amino-acid sequence MEWSYFFDDDIFIFIFRIMMALLLSGLIGFERELKNHSAGFRTHILVGIGACLMMLLSLYGFEEFMDQYENVRFDPARIPSYVISGIGFLGAGTIIVNGMTIRGLTTAASIWTVAGIGLVVGAGMYDIATITTLLVLLSLVFLNKIEKKKFNTNSKHVFYIKVEPNIRLNQVLAVFEDANLYVNKIDIKKQENDYQKLIIGLDKKQTYQAAPLLQALSNITEVIQVSHRD; translated from the coding sequence ATGGAATGGTCTTACTTTTTTGATGATGATATCTTTATATTTATTTTTCGAATAATGATGGCACTACTTTTATCAGGACTAATTGGATTTGAACGTGAACTGAAAAACCATTCTGCTGGCTTCCGAACGCATATATTAGTAGGAATTGGTGCATGTCTCATGATGCTATTATCGCTCTATGGTTTTGAAGAGTTTATGGATCAGTATGAGAATGTACGATTTGATCCAGCCCGTATACCTTCTTACGTAATCAGCGGCATCGGCTTTTTAGGAGCAGGGACGATTATTGTAAATGGAATGACTATTCGGGGATTAACGACTGCGGCATCCATCTGGACCGTGGCGGGTATCGGCTTAGTCGTTGGTGCGGGAATGTATGACATTGCTACAATAACTACCCTCCTCGTCTTACTTAGTCTCGTGTTCTTGAATAAGATTGAGAAGAAAAAATTCAACACCAATAGCAAGCATGTGTTTTACATTAAAGTAGAGCCGAATATCCGCTTGAATCAAGTGTTGGCAGTCTTTGAGGATGCGAATTTATACGTAAATAAAATAGATATAAAGAAACAGGAGAATGATTATCAAAAGCTTATTATAGGTCTAGATAAAAAGCAGACCTATCAAGCTGCTCCTCTGCTTCAAGCCTTATCCAACATTACTGAGGTGATCCAGGTCAGCCACCGTGATTAA
- the lysS gene encoding lysine--tRNA ligase, which yields MSEELNEHMRVRREKMNSYREQGLDPFGSKYERTDYAKDLQEKYDQYSKEELEDKQIPATIAGRIMTKRGKGKAGFTHIQDLTGQIQLYIRKDAIGEEAYEIFQTADLGDIVGVTGVMFKTKVGELSVKASEFHLLTKSLRPLPEKFHGLQDVEQRYRQRYLDLITNPGSRDTFVTRSKIIQSMRRYLDDLGFLEVETPLMHGIAGGASARPFITHHNALDMQLYMRIAIELHLKRLIVGGMEKVYEIGRVFRNEGISTRHNPEFTMLELYEAYADYHDVMSLTENMVAHIAKDVLGSTKITYNEQEIDLEPEWTRLHMVDAIKEYTGVDFWEQMNDDKAKELAHEHGIEIKDTMTFGHIVNEFFEQRVEDKLIQPTFIYGHPIEISPLAKKNPEDERFTDRFELFIVGREHANAFSELNDPIDQRERFEAQLKEREEGNDEAHMMDEDFIEALEYGMPPTGGLGIGIDRLVMLLTDSPSIRDVLLFPQMRNRD from the coding sequence GTGTCAGAAGAACTCAATGAACATATGCGGGTGCGTCGAGAGAAGATGAACTCCTACCGCGAACAAGGTTTGGATCCTTTCGGCAGCAAATATGAACGAACAGATTATGCCAAAGACCTTCAAGAGAAATATGACCAGTACAGCAAGGAGGAGCTTGAAGATAAGCAAATCCCTGCGACTATTGCTGGAAGAATTATGACGAAGCGTGGAAAAGGAAAAGCTGGCTTCACTCACATTCAGGATTTGACGGGTCAAATTCAATTATATATTAGAAAAGATGCTATAGGTGAAGAAGCCTATGAGATTTTCCAAACCGCCGACCTTGGAGATATTGTTGGTGTAACGGGTGTTATGTTCAAAACAAAAGTAGGGGAACTATCTGTGAAAGCTAGTGAATTCCACCTTCTTACAAAATCCTTGCGCCCTCTTCCTGAAAAATTTCATGGCTTACAAGACGTAGAGCAGAGATACCGCCAGCGTTACTTAGATTTGATTACAAATCCAGGAAGCCGTGATACATTCGTCACACGCAGTAAAATTATTCAGTCCATGCGCAGATACTTGGATGACTTGGGCTTCTTAGAGGTTGAAACTCCATTAATGCACGGTATTGCAGGCGGAGCTTCAGCACGACCGTTCATTACTCACCACAACGCATTGGATATGCAGCTGTACATGCGTATTGCTATTGAGCTTCACCTAAAACGTTTGATCGTGGGTGGAATGGAAAAAGTATATGAAATCGGACGTGTATTCCGTAATGAAGGGATTTCTACTCGCCATAATCCAGAATTCACGATGCTTGAGCTTTATGAAGCATACGCAGATTATCATGATGTAATGAGTTTGACCGAAAATATGGTTGCCCACATTGCGAAAGACGTTCTTGGAAGCACGAAAATTACTTATAATGAACAGGAAATTGATTTAGAGCCAGAATGGACACGCCTGCACATGGTTGATGCTATTAAGGAATACACTGGCGTGGACTTCTGGGAGCAGATGAACGATGACAAAGCTAAGGAACTTGCTCATGAACATGGGATTGAAATTAAAGATACGATGACATTTGGTCATATCGTAAATGAGTTCTTTGAGCAGCGTGTAGAAGACAAACTTATTCAGCCTACATTTATTTATGGACATCCGATCGAAATTTCGCCACTTGCGAAGAAAAATCCTGAGGATGAGCGTTTTACTGACCGCTTTGAACTATTCATCGTAGGCCGCGAACATGCCAATGCCTTCTCCGAGCTTAATGATCCAATTGATCAGCGTGAACGATTTGAAGCACAATTAAAAGAACGTGAAGAAGGAAACGACGAAGCGCATATGATGGATGAAGACTTCATTGAGGCTCTTGAATATGGAATGCCTCCAACTGGTGGATTAGGTATAGGGATCGATCGTCTAGTCATGCTATTGACAGACTCTCCTTCTATTAGAGATGTATTACTTTTCCCACAAATGCGTAATCGTGACTAA
- the folK gene encoding 2-amino-4-hydroxy-6-hydroxymethyldihydropteridine diphosphokinase yields MNTAYIALGSNIAEREDFLKSAIDMLEEHSEIQVTEKSSVYETAPVGYTDQSDFLNMVVEVTTSLQPLQMLDHCQSIEAELGRERLVKWGPRTIDLDILLYNHENMEAERLVIPHPHMHERAFVMVPLAELAPEVILPQINLSVEEILRGLPAEEVESMRIWGKI; encoded by the coding sequence ATGAACACGGCCTATATCGCACTCGGATCTAATATTGCAGAGAGAGAAGATTTTTTAAAAAGTGCAATCGACATGTTAGAAGAGCATAGTGAAATTCAAGTAACTGAAAAATCGTCGGTCTATGAAACAGCTCCTGTCGGCTACACGGATCAAAGTGATTTTTTAAATATGGTAGTGGAAGTGACTACATCTTTACAGCCTTTGCAGATGCTCGACCATTGTCAGAGTATAGAAGCAGAATTAGGCCGTGAGAGGCTCGTAAAATGGGGACCTAGAACGATAGACCTTGACATTTTACTCTATAATCATGAAAATATGGAAGCAGAGCGTCTGGTGATTCCCCACCCACATATGCATGAGCGCGCCTTTGTAATGGTTCCTTTAGCTGAACTTGCTCCAGAGGTAATTCTTCCTCAGATAAATCTTAGTGTAGAAGAAATCCTGCGAGGGCTTCCTGCCGAGGAAGTGGAAAGCATGCGTATATGGGGAAAGATTTAA
- the folB gene encoding dihydroneopterin aldolase, translated as MDKIYVNQMEFWGYHGLFPEENKLGQRFYVDLQLELDLKPAAESDDMTKSVDYGALYETTKKVVEGEAYDLVETVAEKLAGELLGQFTLIDACLVKVYKPDPPIPGHYKSVAIEIYRSRDE; from the coding sequence ATGGATAAAATTTATGTCAATCAAATGGAATTCTGGGGATATCATGGGCTATTTCCGGAAGAAAACAAGTTGGGTCAACGCTTTTATGTGGATTTACAATTGGAGCTTGATCTGAAACCCGCGGCTGAGTCTGATGATATGACAAAATCAGTTGACTATGGTGCGCTTTATGAAACCACGAAAAAAGTGGTGGAAGGAGAAGCGTACGATTTAGTAGAGACTGTTGCCGAGAAGTTAGCTGGGGAACTGCTTGGACAGTTTACTCTTATTGATGCGTGTCTCGTTAAAGTGTACAAGCCGGACCCTCCTATACCTGGTCACTATAAATCAGTAGCTATTGAAATCTACAGGAGCAGAGACGAATGA
- the folP gene encoding dihydropteroate synthase, whose amino-acid sequence MGFTLTTDKKSYNLSKQSLVMGILNITPDSFSDGGKYNDIDAAVTQALAMQREGAHIIDVGGESTRPGHEPVTEEEEINRVVPVIRALKEQLDIPISIDTYKAEVAKQAIEAGASIINDVWGAKEEPAIAEVASEHEVPIILMHNRKDKNYESLIDEMKQDLKDSIRIAKGAGVKDDHIILDPGVGFAKTPQDNLVVMRNLHQFHDLGYPLLLGTSRKSFIGLTLDLPKEERMEGTGATVCYGISQGVHIVRVHDVKPIVRMTKMMDAMIGKGESNG is encoded by the coding sequence ATGGGATTTACTCTGACGACTGACAAAAAATCATACAACTTATCCAAACAGTCTTTAGTTATGGGAATATTGAATATTACTCCGGATTCTTTTTCAGACGGCGGTAAATACAACGATATAGATGCAGCTGTCACTCAGGCATTAGCCATGCAGCGAGAAGGTGCTCATATCATCGACGTCGGAGGAGAATCGACCCGTCCAGGGCATGAGCCTGTAACGGAAGAGGAAGAAATCAACCGAGTTGTTCCGGTAATACGTGCGCTGAAAGAACAATTAGACATTCCAATCTCTATAGACACGTACAAAGCTGAAGTAGCAAAACAGGCTATAGAAGCTGGGGCATCGATTATCAATGATGTTTGGGGTGCAAAAGAGGAACCTGCAATTGCTGAGGTTGCTTCAGAACACGAGGTGCCGATTATCCTCATGCACAATAGAAAAGATAAGAATTACGAATCACTCATTGATGAAATGAAACAAGATCTTAAAGATAGCATCAGGATTGCCAAAGGTGCTGGAGTTAAGGATGATCACATCATTTTAGACCCTGGCGTTGGTTTTGCCAAAACCCCCCAAGATAATTTGGTCGTTATGCGGAATCTCCATCAGTTTCATGATCTGGGTTATCCGTTGCTTTTAGGAACCTCACGGAAATCATTCATCGGTCTTACACTTGACCTACCAAAAGAAGAAAGAATGGAAGGCACTGGGGCCACTGTATGTTATGGAATCTCTCAAGGGGTGCACATTGTGAGAGTACATGATGTCAAACCGATTGTCCGAATGACAAAAATGATGGATGCCATGATCGGAAAGGGTGAATCGAATGGATAA